One region of Armigeres subalbatus isolate Guangzhou_Male chromosome 3, GZ_Asu_2, whole genome shotgun sequence genomic DNA includes:
- the LOC134226883 gene encoding LIRP-like, with the protein MKSSSSNLFRALLMIVMQVTLLSLCVSRTHGSPLASPTDTASKGDGMLHHATRSRYCGRKLTETLAMLCQGRYPMMGHHRSEYLSDQPQPQVEVEVATLPDSGSHGFPYSRSKAHRRVRRAGIYDECCKKSCSYAELRSYCE; encoded by the exons ATGAAATCCAGTTCGAGCAACCTGTTCAGGGCCCTGCTGATGATTGTCATGCAGGTTACACTGCTTTCGCTGTGCGTCAGTCGAACCCATGGCTCACCGCTGGCCTCGCCGACGGATACCGCTAGTAAAGGGGACGGAATGTTACATCACGCTACCCGTTCCCGGTACTGTGGCCGAAAGTTGACCGAAACTCTGGCCATGCTGTGCCAAGGGCGGTACCCAATGATGGGCCATCACCGATCAG AATACCTCTCGGACCAGCCGCAACCACAGGTGGAGGTAGAAGTGGCTACCCTGCCGGACAGCGGCAGCCACGGTTTTCCGTACTCCCGGTCGAAGGCTCACCGGCGGGTCCGCCGGGCCGGAATCTACGACGAATGCTGCAAGAAGAGCTGTTCGTACGCCGAACTGAGAAGCTACTGCGAATGA